One region of Gossypium raimondii isolate GPD5lz chromosome 6, ASM2569854v1, whole genome shotgun sequence genomic DNA includes:
- the LOC105773384 gene encoding arabinosyltransferase RRA3, with amino-acid sequence MAVGRRDKAASFRGSRIVVAIVIGVLLGCVIAFLFPYGLFNPAASVQNRRIGKTNFQIGSSSCESSERSKMLKSEIVSLSEKNSELKKQVRDLTERLQLAEQGKDQAQKQFLVLGEQHKAGPFGTVKALRTNPAVVPDDSVNPRLAKILEKVAVRKELIVALANSNVKEMLEVWFSSIKRVGIPNYLVIALDDHIEEFCKSNNVPVYKRDPDAGIDAVGRSGGNHAVSGLKFRILREFLQLGYSVLLSDVDIIYLQNPFNHLYRDSDVESMTDGHNNMTAYGYNDVFDEPAMGWARYAHTMRIWVYNSGFFFIRPTIPSIELLDRVADRLAKQLNSWDQAVFNEELFFPSHPGYEGLHAAKRTMDFYMFMNSKVLFKTVRKDAKLKKLKPVIVHVNYHPDKLRRMKAVVEFFVNGKQDALDPYPDGSE; translated from the exons ATGGCGGTTGGTCGTAGGGACAAAGCGGCGTCGTTTCGTGGATCCCGAATCGTCGTAGCCATTGTGATCGGCGTTCTCCTCGGCTGTGTCATTGCTTTCCTTTTCCCTTACGGCCTCTTCAATCCCGCCGCCTCAGTTCAAAATCGTCGAATCGGGAAAACGAATTTccag ATTGGTTCTTCGTCATGTGAATCCTCAGAGCGGAGTAAGATGCTGAAGTCTGAAATCGTATCCCTATCAGAGAAGAACTCCGAATTAAAGAAGCAAGTCAGGGATTTGACGGAAAGGCTGCAACTGGCCGAACAAGGAAAAGATCAAGCTCAGAAGCAGTTTTTGGTGTTGGGTGAGCAGCATAAAGCTGGACCTTTCGGTACTGTCAAAGCTTTACGAACTAACCCGGCTGTTGTTCCCGACGATTCCGTGAACCCAAGGTTGGCTAAGATCTTGGAGAAAGTAGCTGTTCGGAAAGAGCTTATAGTTGCACTCGCCAATTCGAATGTGAAAGAGATGTTGGAGGTTTGGTTTTCTAGCATCAAGAGAGTCGGTATACCTAATTACCTAGTTATAGCTTTAGATGACCACATTGAAGAGTTCTGCAAATCGAATAATGTCCCGGTGTACAAGAGGGATCCAGATGCGGGTATTGATGCCGTTGGGAGATCAGGAGGCAATCATGCTGTCTCTGGATTGAAGTTCCGGATTTTAAGGGAGTTTTTGCAACTGGGTTACAGCGTCCTTCTTTCGGATGTTGATATAATATACTTACAAAACCCATTCAACCATCTTTACCGGGATTCTGACGTAGAGTCCATGACTGATGGTCACAACAATATGACTGCTTATGGATATAACGATGTCTTCGATGAACCTGCGATGGGTTGGGCACGTTATGCTCATACAATGAGAATATGGGTATACAACTCTGGTTTCTTCTTTATAAGACCTACAATCCCTTCAATCGAGCTTTTGGACCGTGTAGCTGATCGGCTAGCTAAACAACTAAACTCATGGGACCAAGCCGTTTTTAATGAGGAACTCTTTTTCCCATCACATCCAGGCTACGAGGGACTACACGCCGCTAAGAGAACCATGGATTTCTACATGTTCATGAACAGCAAGGTCCTATTTAAAACAGTAAGGAAAGATGCTAAACTCAAGAAGTTAAAACCCGTAATTGTTCATGTAAATTACCACCCAGATAAGCTTCGAAGAATGAAAGCAGTGGTAGAATTCTTCGTTAACGGCAAGCAAGATGCATTGGATCCATACCCAGATGGCTCTGAGTGA
- the LOC105771466 gene encoding G-type lectin S-receptor-like serine/threonine-protein kinase LECRK3, with the protein MAYLVLLLLLNFVFNATNAQSTSSIIKPGSSLSPINNSYLLSPSGQFAFGFYRYKNGYSVGIWFENIQQKTIVWTANRDASPFPSDVTLVLTTEGTLIVRQKQGQDVLIADTSSDNVSRLATSASMLDSGNFVLLNSSGGIVWKSFDFPTDTILPGQRVAVTGKLVSSVAESDHGNGKFLILMQSDGDLVQFPVEAVELGAAYWATNTFNAGYGVSLNLDGNGHLYLLNDTGFNIKSINKNYVNASGKSVYRATIDTDGIFRLYSHSSNRFDDWYTEWSSSNDRCNPLGLCGENSYCVMMDGEPICRCPPHFNFINEKRQELGCRKNYSLVACDTRNDQTFDFLEVNDVSWKDDAYLSLSSMTKNSCRVECYRDCSCEAAVLENESCKMMKLPFRFGKRVLSGQVTAFLKIGGELAGVGTRKRKRKLRMDMLIISVAMACLTLGFLVVATIGVRKHRAHVRKYKRVLRLVNNRVAEDVALKSFSFEELKDATNNFVDVIGKGAYGTVFKGVIFDGERTVAVKRLEKVVAEGERDFLNEMKAIGKTHHKNLVRLLGYCYDGTNRLLVYEYMKNGSLADFLFKSRLKVNWEGRVEVVLSIARGLCYLHEECETRIIHCDIKPENILMDDKGYAKIADFGVAKLLMPNQSRTYTEIRGTRGYVAPEWLRNLPITVKADVYSFGIMLFEIICCRRSVKADVPENEQVLAFWVNDCFKANEVEKLVQNEFVEKSKLEKMVKVGLWCTQDEASSRPSMKRVILMLEGTVNIPDPPPLSSFVSSPPLLSSFVSSP; encoded by the coding sequence ATGGCGTatcttgttcttcttcttcttttgaattttgtatttaatgcAACAAATGCTCAATCAACAAGCTCTATTATCAAACCAGGTTCTTCTCTTTCACccattaataattcatatttgcTATCGCCGTCCGGCCAGTTCGCTTTCGGTTTCTACCGATACAAAAACGGCTACTCCGTAGGCATATGGTTCGAAAACATCCAGCAGAAAACAATTGTATGGACGGCTAACCGAGATGCCTCGCCGTTCcctagcgatgtcacattggTTTTAACCACCGAAGGTACCCTTATTGTTCGACAAAAGCAAGGTCAAGACGTACTCATTGCCGATACTAGCAGTGATAACGTGTCACGGTTAGCAACTTCGGCCTCGATGCTCGATTCGGGTAACTTTGTTTTGTTGAATTCGAGTGGTGGGATCGTATGGAAGAGTTTTGATTTCCCGACCGATACCATTTTACCAGGACAACGTGTAGCGGTGACCGGTAAGCTCGTTTCGAGTGTTGCCGAGTCGGATCATGGTAACGGAAAATTTCTAATTCTTATGCAAAGTGATGGGGATTTGGTTCAATTCCCTGTTGAAGCAGTGGAACTTGGTGCTGCTTATTGGGCTACTAACACATTTAATGCTGGATATGGTGTGAGCTTGAATCTTGATGGTAATGGTCACctatatttgttaaatgataccgGGTTCAACATCAAAAGTATTAATAAGAACTACGTTAATGCCTCGGGTAAGTCCGTGTATCGTGCAACAATCGATACGGATGGTATATTTCGATTGTACTCACATAGTTCTAACCGATTTGATGATTGGTACACCGAATGGTCATCCTCTAATGATAGATGTAATCCTTTGGGCTTGTGCGGTGAGAATAGTTATTGTGTTATGATGGATGGGGAACCCATTTGTCGATGTCCTCctcatttcaattttatcaacGAGAAGCGACAGGAATTGGGTTGCCGAAAGAACTATAGTTTAGTTGCTTGTGACACAAGAAATGAccaaacttttgattttcttgagGTGAATGATGTGTCTTGGAAAGATGATGCGTATTTGAGTCTCTCGTCGATGACAAAGAACAGTTGTAGGGTCGAGTGTTATCGAGATTGTAGTTGCGAAGCCGCTGTCTTAGAGAACGAGTCGTGTAAAATGATGAAGTTGCCGTTTAGGTTTGGGAAAAGAGTATTAAGTGGTCAAGTTACTGCATTTTTAAAGATTGGTGGAGAACTTGCTGGTGTTGGgacaaggaaaaggaaaaggaagctAAGAATGGATATGTTAATCATTAGTGTTGCCATGGCATGCTTGACGCTTGGGTTTCTAGTTGTAGCAACGATCGGCGTTCGAAAGCATCGTGCTCATGTTCGAAAATACAAGCGTGTTTTGCGTTTGGTAAACAATCGAGTTGCTGAAGATGTTGCCTTGAAATCATTTTCCTTCGAGGAGCTTAAAGATGCAACCAACAATTTTGTGGACGTGATCGGTAAAGGAGCTTACGGGACGGTTTTCAAAGGGGTGATATTCGATGGCGAAAGAACAGTAGCCGTCAAGAGACTGGAAAAAGTGGTGGCCGAAGGTGAAAGAGATTTCCTGAATGAAATGAAAGCCATCGGGAAAACACATCACAAGAACCTCGTTCGATTGCTCGGTTATTGCTACGACGGGACTAATAGGCTTCTGGTTTACGAGTACATGAAAAACGGTTCTCTTGcagattttcttttcaaatcgaGATTAAAGGTAAATTGGGAAGGAAGAGTCGAAGTAGTATTGAGTATAGCGAGAGGACTTTGTTACTTGCATGAAGAATGCGAGACTCGGATTATCCATTGCGATATCAAACCCGAAAACATCCTAATGGACGACAAAGGGTACGCGAAAATTGCAGATTTTGGAGTAGCCAAGCTATTGATGCCTAACCAATCTAGGACATACACCGAAATCCGAGGGACGAGGGGATACGTTGCCCCAGAGTGGCTTCGAAACTTACCAATAACCGTGAAAGCCGATGTTTATAGCTTCGGAATCATGCTGTTCGAGATCATTTGTTGTAGAAGGAGTGTGAAAGCGGATGTTCCGGAAAACGAACAAGTTCTTGCATTCTGGGTGAATGATTGTTTCAAGGCTAATGAAGTGGAGAAGCTGGTGCAAAATGAATTTGTGGAGAAGAGTAAATTGGAGAAGATGGTTAAGGTCGGATTATGGTGCACCCAAGATGAAGCATCGTCTCGACCGTCGATGAAAAGGGTTATCTTGATGCTAGAAGGGACGGTTAATATACCCGATCCTCCACCCCTTAGCTCCTTTGTTAGTTCTCCTCCACTCCTTAGCTCCTTTGTTAGTTCTCCTTAG